TTGCCAGATAAAAAAGTTCTGTAGGTTCAATGTCACCGCTAATCAGAAGTTCCATAACCGGAGAGGCTGCAATATCAATTTTACTCATGACCGGATCATCAGCTGCATCAGGCAGCCTGTTCACGATGGCATCCACCTTTTCTTTCACATCCTGAAGGGCGATATCAGTAGACTTGTCCAACTCAAACTCCAGTATGATGATGGATGCACTGTTCAGGCTGTAGGATTGAATTGATTTGAGAAGGCTGATAGAACTGACTTCGTCTTCAATTTTTTTAGTAATAAGGTTTTCAATCTGCCCCGGCGCCGCACCTGGATAGATCGTCTGGATTGTAATGTAGGGAATGTCCACACTGGGCATAAGGTTCAAAGGAAGGTTCATAAAACCCAGGATTCCAAAAAGGAGTAGAGCGACCATGACCATAGAGATTAAAACTGGACGTTTTATGGATAAATCTGATAAAAACACGAGTATTCCTCCTGTGTGATTTTAGTATAAAGGGCTGGAGCCGCTTATTCTTTGAGTACCATTTGCCTGGTTTCTTCCTCTATCACAAGCAGGAGAGACTGGTCCCTGACCAGATTGACACCCTGGGTGATCAGCTTATCCTCAGCCTTTAAACCTGAAAGAACCTCATAATACATTCCTTGTCTTAATCCGGGCTGGATGACCTGTTTTCTGGCTATTCCGTTCTTATCCAGATATACAAACCACTCGTCCTGGTTTTTCAGTACTTCATTTCTGTGCACAACAAGGGCATTCGGAATCAACTTAGTCTCAATATTGATATTGGCTGTGACGCCACTGGGAACAGCATGCTCAGCATTGCTGAATTTTAAATGTACCGCAAAAGCTTTCTGTTCATCATCCATAGCAAGGTCGACCTGTGTCACCCTGCCGTTCAGACTCAATCCTTCCCAATCCGCAGTGGCTCTTTGTCCTTTGATGATCTGTCTGATTTCATGATCTGCCACCCAGACGGTCGTGGACAGTTCGTCGTAATTGGAGACGGTAAACAGATTATCCCCGGATTTTACATTATCAGATGTCTTAACATTCAGTCTGGTGATGTATCCGGAAATAGGGGCTTTGACTTCAAGCATATCATTGACTGTAATCCAATTGGCTTTCTGGACATCATACTGGGTTTTTGTATCATCGTAGGTCTGTCTGGATATACCGTTACTGTTGAAAAGACTTTCAATTCTCTTAAAAGCCTGCTCAGCAGCCTTAAATCCTGCCTGGGCCTGATAGTAATTAGCGGCAGGGTTATTCTTTGGAAAACGAATAATGGCCTGATCTTTTTTGACATAATCTCCTACATCTACCAGAATCTCTTCAACCGTATCAGCAAGCATGGATGAACCGGTTGACTCCTTGATGCCCCTGAGGGAAGAAGTAAAGCTTAGATAGGTTGAAAAATCCTGCTCGCTCACTATTCTTAAGTTCACGGGGATACCATTTTCTTTATGAATCTCTTCCATGTTTTTAAGGGTTGTCTGCTCTTCTTTTGAGCATGATCCCAGTGCCAATGCCATGATGATCAACCCAGCGTACTTGATATAGTTTTTCATGTAATACCTCATATAACCGTGTTTGTATTAAGAGTGATCCCCTCTGTTTTATGTCAGACGGGATCAGCAATAAATGTATAAAGAACAAGTAAGGCC
This Oceanispirochaeta sp. DNA region includes the following protein-coding sequences:
- a CDS encoding efflux RND transporter periplasmic adaptor subunit, which translates into the protein MKNYIKYAGLIIMALALGSCSKEEQTTLKNMEEIHKENGIPVNLRIVSEQDFSTYLSFTSSLRGIKESTGSSMLADTVEEILVDVGDYVKKDQAIIRFPKNNPAANYYQAQAGFKAAEQAFKRIESLFNSNGISRQTYDDTKTQYDVQKANWITVNDMLEVKAPISGYITRLNVKTSDNVKSGDNLFTVSNYDELSTTVWVADHEIRQIIKGQRATADWEGLSLNGRVTQVDLAMDDEQKAFAVHLKFSNAEHAVPSGVTANINIETKLIPNALVVHRNEVLKNQDEWFVYLDKNGIARKQVIQPGLRQGMYYEVLSGLKAEDKLITQGVNLVRDQSLLLVIEEETRQMVLKE